The sequence TGGAGGTCGACGAGGACCGCGACGAGGACCTGTTGCAGGCGCTGGAACGGGAGCTGGCGCAGCGCCGGTTCGGCCCGCCGGTCCGGCTGGAGGTGGCCGCCTCGATCAGCGACCACGTGCTGGACCTGCTGGTCCGTGAGCTCGACATGGACAGTCACGACGTGCTGCGGGTGCCCGGGCTGCTCGACCTCTCCGGGCTGTGGCAGGTCTTCGGCGAGTGCGACCGGGACGATCTGAAGGACCGCCCGTTCGTCCCGGCCACCCATCCGCAGCTGGCCGACGGCGAGGTGCCGCGCAGCGTGTTCAACCGGCTGCGCGAGTCGGACATCCTGGTGCACCACCCGTACCACTCGTTCTCGACGAGCGTGCAGCGGTTCATCGAGCAGGCCGCCGCCGACCCGCACGTGCTGGCGATCAAGCAGACGCTCTACCGCACGTCGGGTGACTCGCCGATCGTGGACGCCCTGGTCGACGCGGCCGCCGCCGGCAAGCAGGTGGTGGTGCTGGTCGAGGTGAAGGCCCGGTTCGACGAGGTGGCCAACATCGCCTGGGCGCGCACCCTGGAGCGGGCCGGCTGCCACGTGGTCTACGGCCTGGTCGGGCTCAAGACGCACTGCAAGACCGCGCTGGTGGTCCGCCAGGAGGGCAACCAGCTGCGGCGGTACTGCCACATCGGCACCGGCAACTACCACCCCAAGACCGCCCGGCTCTACGAGGACTTCGGCATGCTGACCGCCGACCCCGAGGTGGGCGCGGACGTCACCGACCTGTTCAACGTGCTCACCGGGTACAGCCGCCAGACCACGTACCGGCGGCTGCTGGTGGCCCCGCACGGGGTGCGCCGGGGCCTGCTGGAGCGGCTCGAGGAGCAGGCCCGGATCGCTCGGGCCGGCGGCGAGGCGCTGGTGCAGTTCAAGGTGAACTCGCTGGTCGACGAGGAGACCACGGACGCGCTCTACCGCGCCTCGCAGGACGGCGTGAAGATCGACCTGGTGATCCGCGGGATGTGCGCGGTGCGCCCGGGCGTGCCCGGCCTGTCGGAGAACATCCGGGTCCGTTCGATCGTCGGCCGGTTCCTGGAACACTCCCGGATCTTCCGGTTCGGCGCCGGCGACGACGCCGAGTACTGGATGGGCTCGGCCGACCTGATGCACCGCAACCTGGACCGCCGGGTGGAGGCCCTGGTCAAGGTGACCCTGCCGTCGGCGCGCGAGGAGATGCGCAACGTCCTGGAGCTGTCCATGGCCGACGAGACCGAGGGCTGGGACCTCGACGGTGACGGCGTGTGGCACCGCAACGTGGGCAAGCCCGGCAAGCCGCAGGTCCACCTGCAGGAGGCGCTGCTGCGGCGGGTCATCGGCAAGGGGAGCTGATGCCCGAACCGGTACACGCCGCGGGCGGGGTCCTGTACCGCCCCGGCCCGGGCGGTGTGCCCGAGATCTGCCTGGTGCACCGCCCCCGGTACGACGACTGGAGCCTGCCCAAGGGCAAGATCTCCGGCGACGAGCCGGCGCTGGCCGCCGCGGTCCGGGAGGTGACCGAGGAGACCGGTGTCGCGGGTATGCCGGAGTTCGAGCTGCCCGAGGTGGCGTACCGGCTGCCGGACGGGCGGCCGAAGACGGTGCGGTTCTGGCTGATGCGCGCCGCCGGCGCCGGCCCGGTGCACGACACCGCCGAGGTGGACGCGCTGGCCTGGCTGCCGCTGCCGGAGGCCGCCGGGCGGCTGACCTATCCGGACGAGCGGCCGCTGCTGGACGTGGTGGCCGCCCTGCCGCCGATCACGTCGGTGGTGGCGCTGGTCCGGCACGCGCACGCCGGTGAACGCAAGCACTGGTCCGGTCCGGACTCGCTGCGCCCGCTCAGCCCGAAGGGGCGCCGGCAGGCCGAACGGGTCGCGCAGCGACTGGCCACGTTCGGCCCGCGACGGCTGATCGCGGCCACCCCGCTGCGCTGCACGCAGACCCTGCAACCGCTGGCCACGGCGACCCGGATGCCGATCGTGGTGGACAACGCGTTCGCCGAACCGGAGCCGATGTCCGACCTGCCCGCCCGGCTCGCCGCGGCCCGCGCCCGGCTGGCCGAGGTGCGCGACGCGGGCCGGGTGGTGGTGTGCAGCCAGGGCAAGGTGATGCCGCCCCTGCTGGCGCTGCTGAACGGCGACGCGGACCCGGCGCGGTACCACACCCGCAAGGGCGAGGGCTGGCTGCTCACCTGGTCCGGCGAGAGGCTGCTCGGGTCGTCGCACTGGTGACCGCGGCGACCTGGTCGGCCCGCCAGAACCCGACCAGGTCGCCGGTGAGCCAGCGGGCCCGCCACAGCTCGTCCCGGCGCGGCTCCCAGTCCCGGTAGGGCAGCAGGGCGGCGCGCCAGCTCAGCACCCCGGCCAGGTACCAGCCGTAGAGCGGGATCGCGCCGGCCAGCCCGTCCCGGGCACGGTAGGAGGTCCGGGGGGCGTAGCCGGCCACCGCCAGGCCGCACCAGCCGCAGGTGATCAACCAGTCCAGCGCCGGCCGTCCGGTCGCCCGCTCGGCCAGGTCGCCGAGGGTCCACCCGGGCACGACCGCCATCGCGAACAGGGCGGCGGCGATGCTCGCGCGGGCGACCAGGCCTCTCGGTCCGCGTCCCATGCCCGGACGCTAGAACCGCCGGGCGGTCCGCCCGCGCGGAACGAAAAGGCGTCCACCGTACGGGTGGACGCCTCGTCGCTACCTCTTGCTCAGCGCGCCTTGCGGTTCGACGCGGCCCGCGCCGTCGCCGCGCCCTTGGCCCGGGCCGGCGCGGCGGCCGGGGCGGCGTTCTTGCGGGTGCTCTTCTTCGCCGGCGCGGCCTTGGCCGTGGTGCTCTTCTTGTTCGCCGCCGCGGTGGTCTTCGTGGCCGTGCTCTTCTTGGTGGCGGTGGCCGTGGTCTTCTTCGCCGCCGCCGAGGTCGTGGTCGTCTTCTTGGCGGCCGTGTTCTTGGTGGCGGCGGTGGTGTTCTTCGTGGCGGCGGTGGTGTTCTTGGCGGCGGTGGCCTTCGTGGCGGTGTTCTTCGCCGGCGCCGCCTTGGTGGCCGCGGACTTCTTGGTCGCGGTGGTCTTCGCCGGCGCCGCCGCCTTGGAGGTGGCCGCCGCCTTCTTGCCCGCGGTGGCCGTGCTCTTGGCCGCGGTGGCCGCGCTCTTCTTCGCGGCCGCCCCGGTCGTGGCGGTCTTCTTGGCCGTGGCCGCCTTGGCCGGCTTCCCGCTGGCCACGAGTTCCCGGAAGGTGTTGCCGGGCCGGAATGCGGCAACCGACGTCTTCTTGACCTTCACCGGCTCGCCGGTTCGCGGATTCCGCGCCGTGCGCGCATTGCGCGTGCGCTTCTCCCAGGATCCGAAGCCGGTGAGGGAGACCTTGTCACCCTTGGCGACGGCGTTCTGCACCTCACTGATGAACGCGTCCAGCGCAATCGTCGCCGTCTTCTTGTCGCCCAGCTTGACGGCGAGCGCCTCAATGAGCTCGGCCTTGTTCACGGTTTCCTCCCGGACGTGAGAACTGGCCCGTCGCAGGCCATTCTGCGCGCACGGTATGCCCTGTGACCTGGAGACACAAACATTGGTGGCAAAAATCCGTTGTGTCCCAACGAAATTCGCCCCCGTCGGCGACCCGACGGGGGCGAATTCAACGGCGAAGCCTAAGAAACGACGACCGGCTTGAAAGCCGGGCGGCCCTTCTCGTACGCGGTAATGGCGTCCTCGTGGCGCAACGTCAGTCCGATGTCGTCAAGCCCCTCCATGAGGCGCCAACGGCTGAAATCGTCGATGGGGAACGGGTAGGCCGCGTCGTCCACGCGCACCACGCGTTCGGCCAGATCGACGGTTATCCGCTTCTGCGGCTCGCTCTCGGCGAGGTCCCAGAGGCTTTCCACCACCTTCTGGTCCAGCTGCACCGGGAGCAGGCCCTCCTTGAGCGCGTTGCCCCGGAAGATGTCGCCGAACCGGGCCGCGATCACGACCTTGAAGCCCCAGTCGCGCAGCGCCCAGACCGCGTGCTGCCGGGACGAGCCGGTGCCGAAGTTCGGCCCGGCCACCAGAATGGTCGCGCCGGCGTGGGCCGGGTTGTGCAGCACGAAGCCCGGGTCCTCACGCCAGGCGCTGAACAGGCCGTCCTCGAAGCCGGTCCGGGTGACCCGCTTCAGGTAGACCGCCGGGATGATCTGGTCGGTGTCCACATCGGAGCGGCGCAGCGGCATGATCTTGCCGAGGTGGGTGACGAACTTGTCCATGACTACCTTCTCCCCCTGATCAGAGGTCGGCCGGAGCGGCCAGCTTGCCGACCACCGCGGTGGCGGCGGCGACCTGCGGCGAGACCAGGTGGGTACGGCCACCCTTGCCCTGCCGGCCCTCGAAGTTGCGGTTGGAGGTCGACGCCGCGCGCTGCCCGGGGCTGAGCGTGTCCGGGTTCATGCCGAGGCACATCGAGCAGCCGGCGAACCGCCACTCGGCGCCCGCGTCGATGAAAATCTTGTCCAGGCCCTCGGCCTCGGCCTGCTCGCGCACCTGGTACGAGCCCGGGACGATCATCATCCGGACCCCGTCGGCGACCTTGCGGCCGCGGATCACGTCGGCCGCGGCACGCAGGTCCTCCAGCCGGCCATTGGTGCACGAGCCGACGAACACCACGTCCACCGGGACGTCGCGGAACGGCGTGCCCGGGGTCAGCCCCATGTACGCCAGCGCGCGCTCGGCGGCGCCCCGCTCCACCTCGTCCAGGAAGTCCTGCGGGTCCGGCACCACACCGTCGAGCGCGGCGCCCTGGCCCGGGTTGGTGCCCCAGGTGATGAACGGGCTGATCTTCGAGGCGTCCAGGATGATCTCGGTGTCGTACTCGGCGCCCTCGTCGGTGGCGAGGGTCTTCCAGTACGCGACCGCGGCGTCCCAGTCCGCGCCCCGCGGCGCGTGCTTACGGCCGGAGAGGTAGTCGAACGTGGTCTCGTCCGGCGCGATCATGCCGGCCTTGGCGCCCCACTCGATCGACATGTTGCAGATCGTCATCCGGCCCTCCATGGAGAGCTTGCGGATCGCCTCACCGCGGTACTCCACGATGTGGCCGTTGCCGCCGCCGGTGCCGGTCTGCGTGATCAGCGCGAGGATCAGGTCCTTCGCGCTCACGCCCGGCCGCAGCTCGCCGACGACCGTGACGGCCATCGTCTTCGGCTTCGACTGCGGCAGCGTCTGGGTCGCGAGCACGTGCTCGACCTCGCTGGTGCCGATACCGAAGGCCAGCGCGCCGAACGCGCCGTGGGTCGCGGTGTGCGAGTCGCCGCAGACGATCGTCATGCCCGGCTGGGTGAGGCCGAGCTGCGGACCGATCACGTGCACGATGCCCTGGTTCACGTCACCGAGCGGGCGGATCTCCACCCCGAACTCGGCGCAGTTCTTCCGCAGCGTCTCGATCTGGGTGCGGGAGACCGTGTCCGCGATGGTCAGCAGCTCACCGCGGCGGGTGTTGAACGAGGGATCCGCGTACCCGGTCGGGGTGTTGTGGTCCTCCGTCGCGAGCGTGAGGTCGGTCCGGCGCACGCGTCGGCCGGCCATCCGCAGACCGTCGAACGCCTGCGGACTGGTGACCTCGTGCAGCAGGTGCAGGTCGATGAAGAGCAGGTCGGGCTCACCCTCGGCCGTGCGCACCACGTGGTCATCCCAGACCTTCTCGGCCAGGGTCCTGGGTTTCCCGCTCTGGGGAGTGACTCCCACCATCTGGACATCCTAAATTCTGGAATGTATGTTTCGGCTTGTGGGACACAGTATGAGCGGTGTAGGCGTTCTCGACAAGGCGGTTGTCATCCTCGCCGCATGTGTCGACGGCGCCAGCCTGGCCGAGTTAGTCGAGCGCACCAAGCTTCCCCGGGCGACCGCGCATCGCCTGGCCCAGGCCCTGGAGATCCATCGGATGCTGGTCCGGGACACTCAAGGAAGATGGCGCCCCGGACCTCGTCTCGGCGAGCTGGCGAACGCCGCACCGGACGTTCTGCTGACCGCCGCCGAACCCCTGCTTTCCGCATTGCGGGACGCCACCGGGGAGAGCGCCCAGCTCTACCTGCGCCGCGCGGACGAGCGGATCTGCGTCGCCGCGGCGGAGCGGGCCAGCGGCCTGCGGGACACCGTCCCGGTCGGCTCGGTGCTGCCGATGGTGGCCGGCTCGGCCGCCCAGATCCTGCTCGCCTGGGAGCCCCCCGAAGCGGTCATGCCGCTCCTGCCCCGCTGCAAGTTCACCGGCCGCACCCTCGCCGAGGTGCGCCGCCGCGGCTGGGCACAGAGCGTCGCCGAACGCGAGCCGGGTGTGGCCAGCGTCTCCGCCCCGATCCGCGACCGGACCGGACGGGTGATCGCCGCCATCTCGATAAGCGGTCCGATCGAACGCCTCGGCCGCCGCCCCGGCGAGCGCCACGCCATGGCGGTCGTCCGCGCCGGTCAGCGCCTCTCCGGCCTGTAGCGCGCCACCAGGCCGCCCTCCCGGCCCGACCACCCTTCGGGCCCGGCAGCTCTCCAGACCCGACCACCCTTCGGGCCCGGCAGCTCTCCGGGCCTGGCAGGTTTCCAGGCAAGGCCACCCTTCGGGACCGGCAGTTCTCCCCGGTCCGGCAGCTTTCTCGGGGCTCGGCGGCTGTCCGGCCCGGCAGGTCTCCAGGACCGCCGGTCCGGGGTCACCACCCGTGCCAGCCGACGTATGCCTGGCCAGCGATGCCCGGCCAGCGACGTCCCGTCCGCGCTCTTACCGCGCCCGATGGCCGCTCCCGCGCCATCGGGCGCGTCTGATTTTGCGGCATCTGTCTATCCGAGGCTGGCACTGCGCAGCAGCCAAGGGCCCCCCACCTACCGACAGCGGGCGGCGGGGCGCGGCAGCGCGGCAGCGCGTGCCATAGGTACCGCTGACCGCGGCGCGCCCACGGGCGGGGTGGGATTCGGTGACGGGAAGCGCCGCCCGACGGGCGAGTGTCGGGCGCCGCGCCGAGCTCAGGGAGTCCAGACCGCGTTGTCGTGGGCGAACAGGACGCGGCGCGGGTCCAGCGACAGCAGGCGGTCCAACCAGGCCGGGAGCACCCCGACCCCGGCGCGGCGACCGAGGACGTCGCCGGTGAACGCGGTGGCGTGGTCGTGGCTCTGACCGGCCACGACCACGGTGCCGTCGCCGGTGGTGAACACCACGGACTGGTGGCCGGCGGTGTGTCCGGGGGTGGGCACGACCAGCACGCCGGGCAGGATCTCGGTCTCACCGTCGAGTTCCTGCAGGACGGCGCCGGGATGGTCGACCAGGGAGGCGAGGTACTCCTCGGAGGTCCGGGCGAGGGCGAGCTCGGCGCGCTGGGTGAAGACCGGCACACCGGCCAGGTCCGCATTGCCGCCGCAGTGGTCGAAGTGCAGGTGGCAGTTGATGACGTACTGGATATCGTCGATGTTGCTGCCGACGGCCGCGAGCGCCTCGCCCAGCGGGACCCGGTGCGGTTGATAGTGGGCATCGACACCGGGCGCGTGCCCCATGCCGGTGTCGACCAGAATCCGGCCGGCGGGATGACTGATCAGGTAGCCGAGGGCGGGCTCGACGCGGGGCACGCCGGTGCCGGTCTCCTCGGCCGGGCGGACGAAGTACCCGTAGTCGATGCGCTGAACAGCGATATCGGTCATCGCCGCAGTATCCCCACCGGAACCGCGTTTCTCGCCTGAAGTCTGCCCCAAGCAGAGGAAACAGGCGTCGCGCTGCGGAACTGGCCCGGATGAACGACAGTGGCCCGCACCATGCTCGGTGCGGGCCACTGTCTCGTGGTAGTCCCGAAGGGATTCGAACCCTCGCTACCGCCTTGAGAGGGCGGCGTCCTAGGCCGCTAGACGACGGGACCAGAACTTTCCTTGCACCGCTCTTCCCGAGCGGCGCGCTGAACTCTATCAGCCCCTTCGCCGAATCCTCGAATCGGCCGCCCCCTCTCGCCCCATGCCGTGACCGGCCCCACAACACTGACGCAACCTGCCCGGAATCGACGCCCCACGCCGGACGAGAACAGGCCGTGCCGGAGTGACTCAGTGACCGTGAGCACGGTGAGAGAGCGCGCCGGAGCGCCGCGAGGGAGTTCGGTGACTCAGAGCATGGCGAGAAGGCACGCCGACTCAACTGCCGCGACCGGCAGGCGAGGTGTCCGCAGCAAGTGAGCACACCGGTCCTGGGCGGCAGTGGACGAACAGGCCGAACTGGACCGTAGTGCGCGGGCGAGGGCCTTCGTCGCAGCGGACCGGCGAGTCTCCACCTGCGGGAAGGCGCACCCACCGCAAGGCTCGTCCCCGGCGGAGGAAAGGCGGCGGGACAGCGCAGGGAACAGGGCGGAGGAAGGCGGCCCGGCAGCGCACGGAACACGACGGACGAAACACGGCGAGACAGCGCAGGGACCACGGCGGACGAAACACGGCGCGGGGAAGCAGGAATCACGGCAGCAGGGCGCAGGGAAGTGAGCAGAAACGGTCATGGCCCGAGCGAACCGACCAGGTAGCCGCTCCGGCACCAGCACTGCGGAACCCAGCCGGCAGACGGGCCCGCACACGCCCGGAGCCCACCCGAGACGAACGCCGTCCGGCAGGCGCCACCACGAGCCGGATCGAGCAGAGGAAGCACCCAGCATTCGCCGGACGTAACGGGCGACACACCAGCGAGCGGCGATCCGTGCCGGGAACGAGAAACGGCCCGCATCACATGGATGCGGGCCGTTGCCCAAAAGTAGTCCCGAAGGGATTCGAACCCTCGCTACCGCCTTGAGAGGGCGGCGTCCTAGGCCGCTAGACGACGGGACCAGAACTGCTGCTGCGCTGACTTCGCGCTCCAGCGGCACCAACCCGGAGGTTGGTAACGCTGGGGTACCAGGACTCGAACCTAGACTAACTGAACCAGAATCAGTCGGGCTGCCAATTACCCCATACCCCATTTGGCCCGGCTTGCCGAGCCGTTGAGAACTTTACCCGAGCCCTCCCCGCCCGCCAAATCGGGTTACCGAAACTGGCCTGCGTGACGTCGCGCCCACTCGCGGTAACCCCCGGCGGGCGGCCGAGCAGGTCGGCGACCGTCGATGTGGCGAGGCTGCGGTGCGTGGCCAACACGGGAAGTCCGCCCAGGCAACAGCCGTCGCAGGCGCCCGCCGCCTGCTCGAAATGTGTCCCGGTGAGCTCGGCGTAGATGGCGGCCCGGATCCGCGACGCCCAGATCGGCGCGTGCGACATGAACTCCCCGGCTCCAGGTGGGCGTTCGGGAGGTCGGCAGCCGCGACGGCGCGCCAGCGCCCGTTCCACGGGCGGACGCCCGCCCGTGGAACGGGACATGTCCACGATGTGGCGTACGCCGCGATCGGCGGCGAGGCGGCACACCGCCGGCGCCGGGCACCACCGCTCGACGCCAGGGCGTCGGCGACGCCGCCCGGACGGCCGGCACGGCCGCGCGCCACCTCGACCCCGGATGCCAGCGCGGCCCTGGCCGGATCGATGGCCCGGGCCCGCACCGAGCGCGACGGCCGATGGTGCCCGTAGCGCGGGTGACCGGGCTCGTCACGCGTCCCGGCGCGGGGCTCAGTCCAGGGCGACCACGGTGTTGCGCAACTCACCGATGCCCTGCACGCTCACCGACACGGTGTCGCCGGGGACGATCTGGCTCACCCCGGCCGGCGTGCCGGTGAGGATCACGTCGCCGGGAAGCAGCGTCATCACGTGCGAGACGTAGGACACCAGGCCGGGGATGTCGAACACCATGTCCTTGGTACGGCCGATCTGCCGGACCTCCATGGCGTCCGGGGCGCGGCCCACCTCGCAGCGGATCTCCAGGTCGCTCACGTCCAGCTGGGTCTCGATCCACGGGCCGAGCGGGCAGAACGAGTCGAAGCCCTTGGCACGCGTCCACTGCGGGTCCTTGCGCTGCAGGTCACGGGCGGTGACGTCGTTGGCGCAGGTGTAGCCGAAGATCGCCTTCTGGGCGCCGGCCCGGTCCACCCGGCGGGCACCGGTCGCGCCGATCACCACGGCGAGTTCGGCCTCCTCCTCGACCTGCTGCGTGACCGGCGGGATCCGGATCGCGTCGTTCGGGCCGATCACCGAGGTGGACGGCTTGATGAAGATCAGCGGCTCCTTGGGCACCTCGTTGCCGAGCTCGGCGGCGTGCTCGGCGTAGTTGCGGCCGACCCCGATCACCTTGCTGGAGAAGATCGGCGCGAGCAGGCGTACGTCCGGGAGAGCCCACCGCTGCCCGGTGAAACGCACCTCCTCGAACGGCAGGCTGTTGATCTCGGCCACCGTGAGGCCGGAGGCGCCGTCACCCTCGACGACGCCGAACGACACCCCAGCGGCATGAACAAAACGGGCGAAGCGCACGGGTAACCCCATTTTCCACGAGGACGGATTCCCCTGAAATCTACGCCCGGCGCGGCCGCGCACCGAGCCGTGGGAACAGCTTCCGGGCGAACGCCACCTCGAAGTACGCCCGAATCCGCAACGCCGGGAGCGGGCCAGGACGTTCCGGGCACCCGGCCGTCCGCCCGGTGCGGACCGGGACCTTCCGGGCACCCGGCCGACCGGCCGGTGCGGGCCGGGACCTTTCGGGCACCCGGCCGACCGCCCGGTGCACGGCGAGCGCGTCCGCCATCCGGGCACGGCTGCGCGCAGCAGCGCGCCGGGCGCCGTGGCGTCCGCAGTGGAGTTCGGCTCGCGGGCCGCCCGCAGCACCCACCGGACGGCGGGGTCGGCCCCGGCTCGCGGACAACGGCTCGGGGGCCGCCCGATACCGACGGTTCCGACATCTGCGGAGAAGTCGGGACCAACCCGCCGCCCAGCTCGGAAGAACCCGCCGTGGCGGAGCTCATTCGCGCCTAACGGTGATCGTGTTGATCGCTTCGGCTAGATACATTGGTGCGATGGGGATCAAGCAGGTGAGGGCACTCACCACCACGCTGCCCTCGGCCACCTGGATGCCCCTCGCCCGCTCGCACGCCGAGCGCGCCGACCAGATGACCGCGGGCCACCGCGCCCGCCGCGCGGCGGGCGAGAAGCACGCCATCGAGGATTTCCTCTACGACTACTACGGCACCCGCCCGTCGCTGCTGCGCCGCTGGCACCCGGGCGTCGGCGCCGGCCTGGCCCCATCCCCCGACGGCGTCGCCGAGCACGCCGGCTGGAAGTTCTACACCACCAGCGAGGACGGCATCGTCGCGCTCGACGAGGACGCGTTCATGCACGCCCGCGCCGAGAGCGTGCGATACATCCACGGCCTGCTCACCGCCACCGCGTCCCGCCCGGTCTTCTCCGGCTGCTTCGGCCTGCACGAGTGGGCGATGGTCTACCGCGACCCGGAGCACCGCCACCCGCTGCCGCTGCGCCTCGGCCAGTCGGAGACCGACAAGGTGGTCGAGCAGCACAGCATCCGCTGCACCCACTACGACGCGTTCCGGTTCTTCACCCCGGAGGCCGTCGGCCTGAACCGCCTCCAGCCGACCCGCGCCACCCAGGTCGATCTGGACCAGCCGGGCTGCCTGCACGCCGCGATGGACGTGCACAAGTGGGCGCAGAAGCTGGGCCCGGCCGTCCCCGGCGCGCTGGCCCTGGACTGCTTCGCCCTGGCCGGCGAGATCCGCCTGCTGGACATGCAGGCCAGCCCCTACGACCTGTCCTCCTACGGCCATCCCCCGGTCAAGATCGAGACCCCGGAGGGCAAGGCGGAATACGTCGCCCGCCAGCGCGAGCTGGCCCGCCGCGCGGCCGGCCTGCGCAGCCGCCTGATCCGGGTCTGCGAGGCGCTCCTCGGCCCCGAGGGCGCCGCCCGCAACCGCGAGGCGGTCGCCCCCTACAACCACCGCTGACCCGGGCCGCCACGTTCGGCCCGGGGCACGCCCCGGCGCCCCGGCACGGCAGGCTCTTCGCGCGTGGCCACCGGCGCCGCGCGTTTCCCGCGGGACCGCGCGGCGCCGCCCGATCGCGCGCCCGCGCGGCCAGGCACGGCCCCGAGGGCGCGGCGCCACCCGCACCGACCCACGAGGGACGCGGCGCCACCCGAACCCATCGCACGAGACAACGCGGCGCCACCCGCACCCGCTCCACGAGACAACGCGGCGCCACCCCAACCCACCGCCGCAGGCGCGCCGCCGGGTGGTCTCCCGGCGCACCACATCCCTCCGGTACGAACGACGCCGCCCCGCGCGTGGCCACGATCCGAGTCCACACCCACCGATCACCTGCGCCGCCGGGCACACCCGACCCGAACTTGTTCTAGTTGACATATAACAACTATGCTTATCCGCGTGCTCTGGAGAATCGATCCGTCCCGGGACGAGCCGCTGTATGCGCAGCTCGCCGCGCAGGCGCACCTCGCGGTGGCCCGCGGTGATCTCGCCGTCGGCGACCGCCTGCCGGCCGCGCGTGAGCTCGCGGAGTCGCTCGACCTCAACGTCCACACCGTGCTCAAGGCGTATCAGCAGCTGCGGGACGAGGGAGTCATCGAGCTGCGCCGCGGGCGGGGGGCGGTGGTCGCCGCCCGTGCGGCCGCCGACCTGTCCCCCGTGGTGGAAGCGCTGGCCCCGCTGGTCGAGGCGGCGCGTGCGGCGAACATCTCCACCGAGGTCCTGACCGTGCTCGTCAAGGAGGCCATGAACCGATGAGGATCGCGAACACGTCGACGGGCGGTGACCGGTCGTGGCGGTCGCAGGCCCGCACGGTGGTGCTGTGGTCG is a genomic window of Actinoplanes teichomyceticus ATCC 31121 containing:
- a CDS encoding 3-methyladenine DNA glycosylase; the encoded protein is MGIKQVRALTTTLPSATWMPLARSHAERADQMTAGHRARRAAGEKHAIEDFLYDYYGTRPSLLRRWHPGVGAGLAPSPDGVAEHAGWKFYTTSEDGIVALDEDAFMHARAESVRYIHGLLTATASRPVFSGCFGLHEWAMVYRDPEHRHPLPLRLGQSETDKVVEQHSIRCTHYDAFRFFTPEAVGLNRLQPTRATQVDLDQPGCLHAAMDVHKWAQKLGPAVPGALALDCFALAGEIRLLDMQASPYDLSSYGHPPVKIETPEGKAEYVARQRELARRAAGLRSRLIRVCEALLGPEGAARNREAVAPYNHR
- a CDS encoding GntR family transcriptional regulator, coding for MLWRIDPSRDEPLYAQLAAQAHLAVARGDLAVGDRLPAARELAESLDLNVHTVLKAYQQLRDEGVIELRRGRGAVVAARAAADLSPVVEALAPLVEAARAANISTEVLTVLVKEAMNR